A genomic segment from Nitratiruptor sp. YY08-10 encodes:
- a CDS encoding cytochrome c biogenesis CcdA family protein, with amino-acid sequence MPHWLDSLLASHSFLAFFGAFAAGSLSAAAPCSLISVPLLVGTVLALNKDLSGRKKILFTYLFSLFFALGVVVSFSILAFLVAKFGYFFSIAPMWAYCIAGGVSILIGLYAWGLFGEIEKNKIIEKLVGFRLFGGFLIGIVFGLISTPCASAPLVAIITLAANSHYVYAYMLVFSFALGHSLLLLIAGVSVGFAQRVVSNKTVAKLSTLLNKSFALVLIGFGCYFFYRGFQQL; translated from the coding sequence ATGCCTCATTGGCTGGATAGCCTTTTGGCATCGCACTCTTTTTTGGCATTTTTCGGAGCGTTTGCTGCGGGAAGCCTGAGTGCAGCGGCTCCATGCTCACTCATTTCCGTCCCTTTGCTGGTTGGAACCGTTTTAGCGCTTAATAAAGATTTATCAGGTCGTAAAAAGATCCTCTTTACCTATCTTTTTTCTCTCTTTTTTGCTTTGGGAGTTGTTGTTAGTTTTTCCATTTTAGCCTTTTTGGTTGCCAAATTTGGCTATTTTTTCTCAATTGCTCCTATGTGGGCATATTGTATTGCAGGAGGAGTGAGCATATTGATTGGGCTGTATGCATGGGGTCTTTTTGGTGAGATTGAAAAAAACAAAATAATCGAAAAGCTTGTTGGATTCCGCCTTTTTGGAGGTTTTTTGATAGGTATTGTTTTTGGACTCATAAGCACCCCTTGCGCATCGGCTCCTTTGGTAGCAATTATCACTTTGGCGGCAAACAGCCACTATGTGTATGCATATATGCTTGTTTTTAGTTTTGCTCTTGGGCATTCACTGCTGCTTCTAATTGCAGGAGTTTCAGTGGGATTTGCACAAAGAGTTGTCTCAAACAAAACAGTAGCAAAGCTCTCTACTCTTTTGAATAAAAGTTTTGCTCTTGTTTTGATTGGGTTTGGATGCTATTTTTTCTATAGAGGTTTTCAGCAATTATGA
- a CDS encoding sulfite exporter TauE/SafE family protein, translating to MSPEFIHYTLYFLLTFALSTLFAMGGVGSAIALVPTFTMMGLPFNLAKAIGLFINSASTITASIMNFFRGVLDIKFALPLVISIMIATPIGAWMSQYVPKEMVEWILVAFLIVSAFLLLFSYRETKVVYDKAWILYVIGGSVGIISGMIGVGGGSLIMPLLILLGFDAKKAAYAISFVIPFSTLGAFATYLSFIKMDWLLLADVTVAAIMGGYLGDRILHYNLTAGEVKKLIGVLLLIVAAKMIAKLLHITF from the coding sequence ATGAGCCCAGAGTTTATCCATTACACTCTTTATTTTTTACTTACTTTTGCTCTTTCCACTCTCTTTGCCATGGGTGGCGTGGGCTCTGCCATTGCGCTGGTGCCAACTTTTACGATGATGGGACTTCCTTTCAATCTTGCCAAAGCGATAGGGCTCTTTATTAATTCAGCTTCTACCATTACAGCTTCAATTATGAACTTTTTTCGAGGTGTTTTGGATATCAAATTCGCCCTTCCTTTGGTGATTTCCATCATGATCGCCACTCCCATCGGAGCATGGATGTCTCAATATGTTCCAAAAGAGATGGTCGAATGGATACTGGTAGCCTTTTTGATTGTCAGCGCTTTTTTGCTCCTTTTTAGCTATCGGGAGACAAAAGTAGTTTACGACAAAGCGTGGATACTCTATGTGATTGGAGGAAGTGTAGGGATTATTTCAGGGATGATAGGCGTTGGTGGCGGATCGCTTATCATGCCACTACTTATCTTGCTGGGATTTGATGCAAAAAAAGCAGCCTATGCCATCAGTTTTGTGATTCCGTTTTCCACTCTTGGGGCTTTTGCCACATATCTTAGTTTTATCAAGATGGATTGGCTCCTTTTAGCCGATGTAACCGTTGCAGCGATTATGGGAGGGTATTTAGGTGATAGAATCTTGCACTATAATTTAACAGCAGGAGAGGTCAAAAAGCTTATTGGTGTTTTGCTGTTGATTGTAGCAGCCAAGATGATAGCAAAACTGCTGCATATCACTTTTTAA
- a CDS encoding rhodanese-like domain-containing protein, with protein MDFDEYLKSFDYEERKAMKIGLEEMFELLQKDEAQVVDIRFREEYEAWHVGFGLHIPLNELPDRLNELDSSKTIVTMCPHYDRAEIARLYLTLKGFNARYLTDGLLKVVEFLRGDKAKEIIESIQDV; from the coding sequence GTGGATTTTGATGAATATTTGAAAAGTTTTGATTATGAGGAACGAAAGGCTATGAAAATTGGACTTGAAGAGATGTTTGAGCTTTTGCAAAAAGACGAAGCACAAGTTGTTGATATCAGATTTAGGGAGGAGTATGAGGCATGGCATGTAGGATTTGGATTGCATATTCCACTCAATGAGCTGCCAGACAGACTCAATGAGCTAGATAGTAGCAAAACAATTGTGACTATGTGTCCACACTATGACAGAGCCGAAATTGCAAGACTCTATCTTACACTCAAAGGTTTTAACGCACGATATCTTACGGACGGACTACTCAAAGTGGTCGAATTTTTAAGAGGTGACAAAGCAAAAGAGATAATAGAAAGTATACAAGATGTATGA
- a CDS encoding permease produces the protein MKRALSQSLKSFFKILPMLIGVIGVVGIFKVFITPDLLASLFTEKPFYDTFIGLFAGAIAVGQAIISYILGGELLESGVSIYGVTAFILAWVTLGIVQLPLEASVLGIRFTILRNILAFVFTFLVTIATVWTLELLG, from the coding sequence ATGAAAAGAGCACTCTCTCAATCTTTGAAAAGTTTTTTCAAGATATTACCGATGTTAATAGGTGTTATCGGAGTTGTCGGCATTTTCAAAGTTTTCATCACTCCCGATCTGCTTGCATCTTTGTTTACCGAAAAACCGTTTTATGATACCTTCATAGGCCTTTTTGCCGGAGCCATTGCCGTTGGGCAGGCAATTATAAGTTATATATTAGGTGGGGAACTTTTAGAAAGCGGTGTGTCGATATATGGAGTGACGGCGTTTATTTTGGCTTGGGTTACTCTTGGAATCGTGCAGCTGCCGCTGGAAGCAAGTGTGCTTGGTATTCGATTTACCATTCTTAGAAATATTTTGGCTTTTGTTTTTACTTTTTTGGTTACCATCGCTACCGTTTGGACGCTGGAGCTTTTGGGATGA
- a CDS encoding efflux RND transporter permease subunit: protein MFEYFYKRPYLLFSLIVGFFVMGIIGLKALPKNLFPDANRPQVVVITSVPGATAEVAANTVSKPIEEEISRISLVRDVSSVNVANFSIVKAEFEYEKGLEAAAVDVANALSIARGKLPKNANPSIYTVGDFTLPVEVVALSPKNGNISLAEIRKIAESHIKPYLLANPHIGNVEVFGGYQSAINIEVDPFKAKKYGIDFDALAKALFALNKDIPIGFTKSKESFYTITYYGEKDNIEKLKNLHILPNVKLSDIAKVSWSYKKRTSGYLGNGKNAIALSIQRAPGGSVLDVSDAARAEIEKLKKLYPNIDFEIADTQRTLIETANENMLEALRDAIIYTLLVLLFFLGNFRAIIAAGISIPLVFFGTIAIIWLGGGELNIVIYTAIILALGMLVDDAVVVLENIERHLELNEDMQTAIVNGTKEVLGPVFAGTVGTIAIIFPLMFVGDFPEHIFRPLISTLIIALLVSYFLSITFIPRFSAVLYKNGTGKTKIEQWFENVYKYTIGQLIDPYISVLKFSNGKWWALRRMLLTAAVVLTFVLSLKNVMPLIGKDVMPPMDTGIIKAQVAFSANETVDSAEKKLHKFLVWLHKQPWVKSSSVAFGSESGVLSLGSGNLPSEATITINAVDRFHRNKTIWQLEDEIRDKIAQLPGVKKNDVFDFGATALSTIKAPLDIRIKAADYEKLPDKAKEIIDAIRNVKGLTSISQSWDKDFQEVVINIDKNRALSYGMTPYQIAMQIPLKGQVVSLAADMATMNTQFVRMYLKGKFNENIQNLRLLPIKTKFGEIPLSEFAKISYQLTPAKIERDKLLYSIDVNGYRAKRPVTHITDDANKALQKVDTTGFVVTQEGDIAQLHDSFKRMIKAIAIGVIILIMTLTAIYESVRLAIIMILVLPLSMIGAAWGMLVFHKPSCMPSMVGLLLLFGIIIKNAVLLIDFYKEYEKEGKSPFEAAIESVKVRFRPVMMTAFGTIAGMIPIALEQAVGLERLSPLADVAIGGLLVGTLLTLIYVPMYAYITDPRNKKTNPIEKITE from the coding sequence ATGTTTGAATATTTTTATAAACGGCCCTATCTGCTCTTTAGTTTAATTGTTGGCTTTTTTGTGATGGGGATTATTGGATTGAAAGCACTTCCAAAAAATCTTTTCCCTGATGCCAACAGACCTCAAGTCGTGGTCATTACATCAGTTCCGGGAGCAACGGCCGAGGTTGCAGCAAACACAGTAAGCAAGCCGATAGAAGAAGAGATTAGCCGAATCAGTCTCGTTCGGGATGTCAGCAGTGTGAATGTGGCAAACTTTTCCATTGTGAAGGCTGAGTTTGAGTATGAAAAGGGACTTGAAGCTGCAGCTGTGGATGTGGCAAACGCTTTATCCATTGCTAGAGGGAAACTTCCCAAAAACGCCAATCCTTCTATCTATACAGTAGGGGACTTTACGCTTCCTGTCGAAGTTGTGGCACTGAGTCCTAAAAATGGCAATATCAGCTTGGCTGAGATTCGAAAAATCGCCGAGTCGCATATCAAGCCATACCTTTTAGCCAATCCTCATATTGGAAATGTTGAGGTTTTTGGAGGATATCAAAGTGCCATCAATATCGAAGTGGATCCATTCAAAGCCAAAAAGTATGGCATTGATTTTGACGCATTGGCCAAAGCACTGTTTGCTCTCAATAAAGATATTCCAATAGGCTTTACTAAAAGCAAAGAGAGCTTTTATACCATTACCTATTATGGTGAAAAAGACAATATTGAAAAGCTCAAAAATCTTCATATCTTGCCAAATGTAAAATTGAGTGATATTGCAAAGGTATCTTGGAGCTATAAAAAGCGAACAAGCGGCTATCTTGGAAACGGTAAAAATGCGATTGCTTTGTCAATTCAGAGAGCGCCAGGCGGAAGTGTGTTGGATGTAAGTGATGCTGCAAGAGCAGAGATTGAAAAACTCAAAAAACTCTATCCGAATATCGATTTTGAGATTGCCGATACGCAACGAACACTCATTGAAACAGCCAATGAGAATATGCTTGAAGCCTTAAGAGATGCGATTATCTACACTCTTTTGGTGCTGCTTTTCTTCCTTGGAAACTTTCGAGCGATTATTGCCGCTGGGATCTCCATCCCACTCGTTTTCTTTGGTACCATAGCCATTATCTGGCTAGGAGGTGGAGAGCTCAATATCGTTATCTATACTGCTATCATTTTGGCTCTTGGGATGCTGGTTGACGATGCTGTCGTTGTGCTAGAAAACATCGAAAGGCATCTAGAACTCAACGAAGATATGCAAACGGCAATTGTCAACGGGACAAAAGAGGTTTTAGGACCGGTCTTTGCCGGAACTGTAGGAACTATCGCCATCATTTTCCCACTCATGTTTGTAGGTGATTTTCCAGAGCATATATTTAGGCCCCTTATTTCAACGCTTATTATTGCACTGCTTGTTAGCTACTTTTTATCCATTACCTTTATCCCACGCTTTTCAGCGGTGCTTTACAAAAATGGAACAGGCAAAACAAAAATAGAGCAGTGGTTTGAAAATGTCTATAAATATACTATCGGGCAGCTCATAGACCCATATATCAGTGTATTGAAATTTTCCAACGGCAAATGGTGGGCGCTTAGACGGATGCTTTTAACTGCTGCTGTGGTGCTCACTTTTGTATTGAGCCTCAAAAATGTTATGCCGCTCATCGGTAAGGATGTGATGCCTCCTATGGATACGGGGATTATCAAAGCGCAAGTAGCGTTCAGTGCCAATGAGACGGTAGATAGCGCCGAGAAAAAACTGCACAAATTTTTGGTTTGGCTTCATAAACAGCCATGGGTGAAATCTAGCTCCGTTGCCTTTGGTAGCGAGTCTGGGGTATTGAGTCTTGGAAGCGGAAATCTTCCCAGTGAAGCGACAATCACTATCAATGCAGTAGATAGATTCCACAGAAACAAAACTATTTGGCAGCTCGAAGATGAGATCCGAGACAAAATCGCCCAACTTCCGGGTGTGAAGAAAAACGATGTTTTTGATTTTGGTGCAACTGCCCTTTCAACCATTAAAGCGCCTCTTGATATTCGTATAAAAGCTGCCGATTACGAGAAGCTGCCAGATAAGGCGAAAGAGATTATCGATGCGATACGAAATGTAAAAGGGCTCACTTCTATTAGCCAAAGCTGGGATAAAGATTTTCAAGAGGTGGTTATCAACATCGATAAAAATAGAGCGCTCTCTTATGGGATGACGCCGTATCAAATCGCTATGCAGATTCCACTCAAAGGGCAAGTCGTCTCATTGGCTGCCGATATGGCTACGATGAATACGCAGTTTGTGAGAATGTATCTCAAAGGCAAGTTCAATGAAAATATCCAAAACCTCAGGCTTTTGCCAATCAAAACAAAATTTGGCGAAATTCCTTTAAGCGAATTTGCAAAAATCTCTTATCAATTAACTCCTGCAAAAATTGAAAGAGATAAACTACTCTATAGCATTGATGTGAATGGCTATCGAGCAAAAAGACCGGTTACACACATCACAGATGATGCGAATAAAGCGTTGCAAAAAGTGGATACAACCGGCTTTGTCGTAACGCAAGAAGGAGATATCGCTCAGCTGCATGACAGCTTTAAGCGAATGATCAAGGCGATTGCTATCGGTGTTATCATTCTTATTATGACGCTTACAGCTATCTATGAGTCTGTAAGACTGGCAATCATTATGATTTTGGTGTTGCCACTCTCTATGATAGGGGCTGCATGGGGAATGCTTGTTTTCCACAAACCGAGCTGTATGCCAAGTATGGTAGGGTTGCTGCTTCTGTTTGGTATCATCATCAAAAATGCGGTACTGCTCATTGACTTTTACAAAGAGTATGAAAAAGAAGGCAAAAGCCCATTTGAAGCGGCGATTGAGAGTGTTAAGGTGCGATTTCGCCCTGTTATGATGACAGCATTTGGAACGATTGCCGGGATGATTCCAATCGCTTTAGAGCAAGCGGTAGGGTTAGAGCGACTCAGTCCACTTGCAGATGTGGCAATCGGCGGGCTTTTGGTAGGAACGCTTTTGACACTTATTTATGTACCAATGTATGCATATATCACAGATCCTAGAAATAAAAAGACAAATCCGATAGAAAAAATTACTGAATAA
- a CDS encoding thioredoxin family protein, translated as MKQLLFVLILSLFADAKMLPSTPFNEIQKAIASGKRVLVEVGSDHCLSCQKMGKLLYTIKQEHPNFQIFFLNIEQNRDAAKKLQIMLIPTQILYEKKKEVYRHIGVLSKKEVIELLK; from the coding sequence ATGAAACAGCTACTGTTTGTGCTTATACTATCACTTTTTGCAGATGCAAAAATGCTTCCATCTACGCCTTTTAATGAAATTCAAAAAGCGATTGCTTCTGGAAAACGGGTTTTGGTTGAAGTTGGATCAGACCACTGCTTGAGTTGTCAAAAAATGGGAAAGCTGCTTTATACCATTAAGCAAGAGCATCCAAATTTTCAAATATTTTTTTTAAATATCGAACAAAATCGAGATGCAGCAAAAAAGTTGCAAATTATGCTTATTCCAACACAGATTTTGTACGAAAAGAAAAAAGAGGTCTATCGCCATATCGGAGTGCTTTCCAAAAAAGAGGTTATAGAACTTTTGAAATAA
- a CDS encoding FAD-binding oxidoreductase has translation MPDPRFLKPWHGIPREEIDWHPTVDHDRCIGCATCVTGCNRLVYRYDFENEKSIVYDPLNCLVGCTTCHNTCPVDAISFPPFDVVLDLEKRVDEHHAVEDDLFTRRDILEYKDAKPAPKEQAKIVDKEIRGDVTILRCDLGNVQNIRAGRYIELEIPGKNWLGRSYSVANVPFSDGYVEFHIKKVPGGRFSEYAYNDLKREESLIAKGPYGKFVCDSQNRLYFVALGVGLAPLIGMIREVLLKDQDRDIKLFWGVSRSKDFYYLDEINELAQTYKNFKPILVAKEYDVAFKLPKHGQFFKKRALEAFLEEIFDTDRDYYIAGPFGALNTFKKVLMKNGVDESKIHTEI, from the coding sequence ATGCCAGATCCAAGATTTTTAAAACCGTGGCATGGAATACCAAGAGAAGAGATAGATTGGCATCCCACTGTCGATCATGACAGATGTATAGGGTGTGCAACATGTGTGACAGGATGCAACAGGCTTGTGTATAGATATGATTTTGAAAACGAAAAATCGATTGTCTATGATCCGTTGAACTGTCTTGTAGGATGTACCACCTGCCATAATACTTGCCCGGTAGATGCCATATCTTTTCCGCCATTTGATGTCGTTTTAGATCTTGAAAAAAGAGTCGATGAGCATCATGCAGTTGAAGATGATCTATTTACTCGAAGAGATATTTTGGAATACAAAGATGCTAAACCTGCGCCAAAAGAGCAAGCAAAAATTGTTGATAAAGAGATCAGAGGTGATGTGACAATTTTAAGATGTGATCTTGGAAATGTGCAAAATATACGAGCCGGGCGTTATATAGAGCTTGAAATTCCGGGTAAGAATTGGCTTGGAAGGAGCTATTCTGTTGCAAATGTTCCTTTCTCTGACGGATATGTCGAGTTTCATATCAAAAAGGTTCCAGGAGGAAGATTTAGCGAATATGCCTATAATGACTTGAAAAGAGAGGAATCCCTCATTGCAAAAGGGCCGTACGGAAAGTTTGTGTGTGATTCGCAAAACAGACTCTATTTCGTGGCTCTTGGTGTAGGGCTTGCACCGCTTATCGGAATGATACGGGAGGTACTTTTAAAAGATCAAGATAGAGATATCAAACTGTTTTGGGGAGTAAGCCGATCAAAAGATTTCTACTATTTGGATGAGATTAACGAGCTTGCCCAAACATATAAAAATTTCAAACCCATTTTGGTGGCGAAAGAGTATGATGTTGCATTTAAACTGCCAAAACATGGACAGTTTTTCAAAAAAAGAGCACTGGAGGCTTTTTTAGAAGAGATTTTTGATACCGATAGGGACTACTATATAGCAGGACCTTTTGGAGCATTGAATACGTTTAAAAAAGTGCTTATGAAAAACGGAGTGGACGAGAGTAAAATACATACAGAGATATAG
- a CDS encoding permease, producing the protein MKGKWFLLIVTASYMLLFLFFPQKASLALQESFYLLMKITPILAVVVLINALINFFIDPKTLAKHLSREGGIKAWIIALFAGILSHGPMYAWYPLIEDLKKKGLRDSLIALFFYARAVKLPLLPLMVHYFGLTFTIVLNIYIIIGALLQGMIVERIENE; encoded by the coding sequence ATGAAGGGAAAATGGTTTTTGCTCATCGTCACTGCAAGCTATATGTTGCTTTTTCTCTTTTTCCCTCAAAAAGCTTCTTTGGCTTTGCAGGAGTCTTTTTATCTTTTGATGAAAATCACTCCTATTTTAGCCGTTGTCGTTTTAATCAATGCCCTTATCAACTTTTTTATCGACCCGAAAACATTGGCAAAACATCTAAGCCGTGAGGGCGGGATAAAAGCATGGATCATAGCACTGTTTGCCGGGATTTTAAGCCACGGTCCCATGTATGCATGGTATCCGCTGATAGAAGATTTAAAGAAAAAGGGGCTAAGGGATTCTTTAATAGCCCTCTTTTTTTATGCAAGAGCTGTGAAACTGCCGCTGCTTCCATTGATGGTGCACTATTTTGGATTAACTTTTACAATAGTGTTGAATATATACATAATCATAGGAGCCCTATTGCAAGGGATGATTGTTGAAAGAATAGAAAATGAGTGA
- the chrA gene encoding chromate efflux transporter, giving the protein MSDKTVNQKETPTLWQLCWTYFLLGLTAYSMAMLQQLKDLIARKGWLSQEEIDEGLAMVQLYPGPIFVNLATYSAYRIKGFFGAVLATFLFILPSYLLMLLLSWLYFRYGHIGWVHPIFIAIEAMVVGIVLQVTIDFSSRYIDGGKTALIAGIALILMLYGMNAFWIIIVAAVLGLFFFSLKTSQKNNGNIKEYEVVFPGKWQWRMVAIFLAGSIFVLLFVAGYIWHTESGELLFSMFKVGAVAFGNGMTIMPLLQQEAVVSHHWLTLKEFADAIAFGQITPGPFLITATFIGYKVSGVLGSALATVGMFYPSFFYTLVMSEVYGKIKNLALIRNALKGILAAFTGMLVFVLLSLGKVALINPATYIWAVGAFLAVRYWRINILWIFLIGVVAKLILYFK; this is encoded by the coding sequence ATGAGTGATAAAACAGTAAACCAAAAAGAGACTCCGACCCTTTGGCAGCTTTGTTGGACATATTTTCTTTTAGGTTTGACTGCATACAGTATGGCGATGCTGCAGCAGTTAAAAGACCTTATCGCAAGAAAAGGATGGCTGAGTCAAGAAGAGATAGATGAGGGGCTGGCTATGGTGCAGCTCTATCCTGGACCCATTTTTGTCAATCTGGCTACCTATTCAGCCTATCGAATTAAAGGATTTTTTGGCGCTGTTTTGGCTACTTTTCTTTTTATTTTGCCATCTTATCTATTGATGCTGCTCTTATCGTGGCTCTATTTTCGATATGGTCATATCGGATGGGTTCATCCCATCTTTATTGCCATAGAGGCGATGGTAGTAGGGATTGTTTTACAAGTAACGATCGATTTTTCCAGCCGATATATTGATGGAGGCAAAACTGCACTGATAGCCGGTATCGCGCTTATATTGATGCTGTATGGTATGAATGCCTTTTGGATTATCATAGTTGCCGCAGTACTTGGACTATTCTTTTTTTCTTTAAAAACTTCTCAAAAGAATAATGGAAACATAAAAGAGTATGAAGTAGTGTTTCCTGGCAAATGGCAGTGGCGTATGGTAGCTATTTTTCTTGCAGGTTCCATTTTTGTACTGCTTTTTGTAGCAGGATATATATGGCATACCGAGTCTGGGGAGCTGCTTTTTTCTATGTTCAAAGTGGGAGCAGTAGCTTTTGGCAACGGAATGACCATAATGCCGCTGCTGCAGCAAGAAGCGGTAGTTTCGCATCACTGGCTGACATTGAAAGAGTTTGCAGATGCAATAGCTTTTGGTCAGATTACACCAGGACCCTTCCTCATTACCGCTACTTTCATCGGTTATAAAGTCAGTGGAGTTTTGGGAAGTGCTTTGGCTACCGTTGGAATGTTTTATCCCTCCTTTTTTTATACTCTTGTTATGAGTGAAGTGTATGGGAAGATCAAAAACTTGGCTCTGATTCGCAATGCTTTAAAAGGGATATTGGCTGCGTTTACAGGTATGCTTGTTTTTGTTCTGTTAAGCCTGGGCAAAGTTGCTCTCATAAATCCTGCAACCTATATATGGGCGGTTGGAGCTTTTTTGGCAGTACGATACTGGCGGATAAATATACTATGGATCTTTTTAATCGGTGTTGTGGCTAAGCTTATACTGTATTTTAAGTGA
- a CDS encoding carboxymuconolactone decarboxylase family protein — protein sequence MQTPTPEQVMNMMKDRFGSLPKSIEEASKVDPSLIVEQAISSKLSMQSEKNALDPKTSTLVFLAAALALGNEECVELNTKAAKKMGASNEEILSVIRIVRHAAASSVVGVAEAALKNLQE from the coding sequence ATGCAAACACCAACACCAGAGCAAGTGATGAATATGATGAAAGATCGATTCGGATCTTTGCCAAAATCGATTGAAGAGGCAAGTAAAGTTGATCCAAGTTTGATTGTAGAGCAAGCCATCAGCTCAAAGCTTAGCATGCAAAGCGAAAAAAATGCTCTTGATCCAAAAACAAGCACATTAGTGTTTTTAGCCGCTGCTTTGGCTTTGGGCAATGAAGAGTGTGTGGAACTCAATACAAAAGCTGCCAAAAAAATGGGAGCAAGCAATGAAGAGATTCTTTCAGTCATTCGTATAGTGCGCCATGCAGCCGCAAGCAGTGTGGTAGGAGTGGCTGAAGCGGCACTAAAAAATCTACAAGAGTAA
- a CDS encoding DUF4282 domain-containing protein, producing the protein MYDVLSFNHFITQYVLIIFYYIGAIVMPFVLWIARDWIVQNISIAKTLNDTLHTLYASLSKRGKFVTILMFVGFFLCAELSWRMIFEAMIGYFDMHDLLYEIHKHQMSEGKQ; encoded by the coding sequence ATGTATGATGTTTTATCTTTTAATCATTTTATTACTCAATATGTATTGATCATTTTTTACTACATAGGTGCAATTGTTATGCCATTTGTACTTTGGATAGCAAGGGATTGGATTGTCCAAAATATCTCAATTGCTAAAACATTAAATGATACACTTCACACACTCTATGCTTCGCTTTCCAAAAGAGGCAAGTTTGTGACAATTTTGATGTTTGTGGGGTTCTTTTTATGTGCCGAGCTTTCCTGGCGGATGATTTTTGAAGCAATGATAGGCTATTTTGATATGCATGATCTCTTGTATGAGATCCATAAACACCAAATGTCAGAAGGAAAACAATGA
- a CDS encoding cation diffusion facilitator family transporter gives MGHHHHHEVSGKNLFITIILNIIITLAQIIGGFLSGSLALLSDAMHNFSDVLSLVVAWIANRLAARPGDSSKTFGYKRAEIIAALFNASLLMAIAIFLIIEAVRKFLHPEAVDSMWVIWLGVLSIVLNSLSVFLVKEDAHENMNIKAAYLHLLTDVATSVAVVVGGLLMQWWHIYWIDPVISIFIAFYLIWASFDIIKESVFILMQFAPKEIDLQKIAEDVSQIAGIENIHHIHIWRLNDHDLFFEAHVDFSSDLKLKEVMKKMEKIEKVLKEKYHISHVTLQPEYRRNDTKELVVSP, from the coding sequence ATGGGGCATCATCACCATCACGAAGTAAGTGGTAAAAACCTTTTTATTACTATTATTTTAAATATCATCATCACTTTGGCGCAAATCATTGGCGGATTTCTTTCTGGCTCTTTGGCGCTTTTAAGCGATGCGATGCACAACTTTAGCGATGTGCTCTCCCTTGTAGTTGCCTGGATAGCTAATCGTTTAGCAGCAAGACCGGGTGATAGCTCAAAAACGTTTGGTTATAAACGAGCTGAAATTATAGCAGCGCTTTTTAATGCCTCTTTATTGATGGCAATAGCTATTTTTTTGATTATTGAAGCGGTGCGAAAATTTTTGCACCCAGAGGCTGTCGATTCCATGTGGGTTATATGGCTTGGAGTTTTGAGTATCGTTTTAAATAGTCTAAGTGTTTTTCTTGTCAAAGAAGATGCCCATGAAAATATGAACATAAAAGCAGCCTATTTGCATCTTTTAACAGATGTGGCTACTTCAGTGGCTGTTGTTGTGGGCGGGTTACTCATGCAGTGGTGGCACATCTACTGGATCGATCCAGTTATCTCTATTTTCATAGCTTTTTATCTCATTTGGGCCTCTTTTGATATTATCAAAGAGTCTGTCTTTATCTTAATGCAGTTTGCCCCCAAAGAGATAGATTTGCAAAAGATTGCCGAAGACGTTTCACAAATAGCTGGAATCGAAAATATCCATCATATTCACATCTGGAGACTCAATGACCATGATCTCTTTTTTGAGGCACATGTGGATTTTAGCAGTGATCTTAAACTAAAAGAGGTGATGAAAAAGATGGAAAAAATAGAAAAAGTTTTAAAAGAAAAATATCATATTTCTCATGTGACACTGCAGCCAGAATACCGTAGAAATGATACAAAGGAGCTTGTAGTATCACCTTAA